In Streptomyces sp. NBC_00341, the DNA window GAGGACCAGATCCTCGCCGTCCCTGCGGTGCAGCAGCAGCTGCGGTGACTCGTCCAGTCGGGCAAGGGTCTGCTTGTTCTTGTTCACCAACTCGGAGAAGTTCACAGCAGCACTCTGATTGCTCATGACTTTGAAACTACTTCGAAAGTCTCCATCCGGCTATCGCCCGCACGAGTGACACGGAATCAGTCCCCTTCACGCGCTCCGGAGCAGCCCGACCGTCCCCGCCAGGCCCTCGTCGCCGTGGCCCTGGGCCACCCGCCGCCGCATCAGGTCCATGTAAGGGGTGAGGAGCAGGGGGTCGACCGACTGGTCCGCCGCCGTGCCCAGGAGGGTGTCGTTGCCGGCCGCCATCATGGCGAGGTTGGAGACGACTCCTTCCGTGTAGTCGCCGCTCTCCAACTGGGCGGCCATCGTCGGCGCGGAGCCGGCCATGGCGCGCAGCCAGTCCGTGAGCAGGGCGGCGAACGCGGTCCGGTCGAGGTCCTTCTCGCCGGCCACCAGGGCGAAGGCGTGCGCGATGCCGGCGAACATGCCGGTCATCGCGCTGAGCAGGGCGACATCGTGCAGGGCGGCGTGGCCCGGGTCGCTGCCGGTGAACTTCGCCCCGGCGGGGGCCTCCAGCGTTGCGCGGTGGCGCTCGAACAGCGCGTGGTCGCCGCTGTAGAAGACGTAGCCGCCGGCCTCCGGGCGGCCGATCATCGGGGGTACGGCCATGATCCCGCCGTCCAGGAAGCGGGCCCCGCGCCCCTCGGTCCGGCGGGCCAG includes these proteins:
- a CDS encoding NAD(P)-dependent oxidoreductase — its product is MDHDTSSRAPVTLLGLGDMGTALAHAWLAAGHPLTVWNRTPAKAAALTREGARTAATPAAAIAPATGPVVLCLLDDTSVAEVLDGVDLGGKDIVNLTTSTPEQARELARRTEGRGARFLDGGIMAVPPMIGRPEAGGYVFYSGDHALFERHRATLEAPAGAKFTGSDPGHAALHDVALLSAMTGMFAGIAHAFALVAGEKDLDRTAFAALLTDWLRAMAGSAPTMAAQLESGDYTEGVVSNLAMMAAGNDTLLGTAADQSVDPLLLTPYMDLMRRRVAQGHGDEGLAGTVGLLRSA